CCGCTGTGACGGGCTGGGTGCTCTCCAGTCGCCCAACGGTGACCGTCACACTCGGCGCGACTCGCACACGCTGGCTTCCGATGGCGATTGCGGTCGGATACGCCGCCGCCGGCTTTGCGTCACTGGGAACGACTGGAATCAGCGGCGTGCTGGCGTTCTTTTTCGGCCTGCTGGCCTTTCTGCTAGGAATGGCTCTCGCGGTCATGGCACAGACGCGGTACACCGCTGCGGTCACCGCCCGAACAGATGAACTGACCCGCTGGCGAGCGAGCTGGCCCGAGTCCGCACGGCGGCGACGCTTATACCTCAGTGGGGCCGTCACCGGCGTCGCGATCATTGGCTTTGCCGTCGGCGCAGTGTTCGACCATACCCCCCTCCAGTACATCGGTCAGATACTGTTTCCGTTCGGGTTCATCCTCCTCCCGACGGACGGGACCCGGACCGCCGTTGCGACCGATGCCGGCTTGGAGATCAGACTCCCGGTCGCCAGACGGTTCTACGCTTGGGAGACCCTGAAGTCGTACGACTTAGACTCCGAATCGCTCGTCATCACCCGCAGATGGGGGCCGAACCTGCAGTTCGCGACGGCCGAAATCGACGATGTGTCGCTGGTCGAATGGACGCTGGCCGAGCGGCTTTCGGACGACTGACAGCAGTGCCGTCAGGTACCAGTGTTTTTATCTGAACCTGACCAAGCCCTGCCCGTGAGCGAGTACGTCCCGACCGGGTGTGACGCTATCGACGACCTTCTGGGTGGTGGGCTGGAACGCGGCGCCGTCACGCAGGTGTACGGCCCGCCGGCGGCCGGCAAGACTAACTTCGCCCTGTCGGCGGTGATGGAAGTCGCCGCTGCCGGCGATGCGGCACTGTACATCGACACCGAAGGGCTCTCTGCCGACCGGATGGAGCAGGTCGCCAGCGGCCGCGCACGCGGGACCGCCCAGACCGTCGACGACCTCGCCGGGCGGCTCATCATCACTGAGGCGCTTGACTACGACGAGCAGTCCGAGGCCGTGCAGGACGCCGCCGAGTTCGCCGCCGAGGTCGAACTCATCGTGCTAGACAGCGCGACTGGGTTCTATCGGCTCCGCCGGGATGACGAGGACGGCGGTGAGACGCTGCGGGACGTGGCCCGCCAGATAACCCATCTGCTCTCATTGGCCCGCAAACACGACATCGCCGTCCTGTACACGAATCAGGTGTTCACCGACCCGGACAGTGACCGCTCGACGGCGCTTGGCGGCCACACCCTGAATCACTGGTCCGGCGCAATCGTCCGACTTGATCGGTTCCGGGGTGGCAACCGCCGCGCGACGCTGGAGAAACACCGCGCCAAACCGGCCGGCGACACAGCCCAGTTCCGCATCACCGACTCGGGACTTGTGGGCGACGACACGCCCGACGCACCGCAGTAAGTCAGTCAATAACAAATACTGCTGTCAGGCGCGCACCGTCGCGGCGACGGCCGCGTCGCAAGCGCGAGGGACGAGTCGCACAGGCGAGCAGAGCGAGGCGAGCAACGCAGTCGGCTGGGGAGGCGTGTGGCTGTCGTGGTTTTGTGGCTGTCGTGATTAAGGCGTACCGCGCGAGCGGAGCGAGCGCGGTTTCGCTCCGAGCGCGGCCTTGGCCGCGACTCGGAGGTCGTTTTTAGCGTAGATTTTTGCGAACCCACTCCCCGCAGCGCGCTCTCTGAGCGCGCGAGGAGAGGGGGTGACGTAAAAAGGTACTCTCAGTATATGAGGTCGTCGTCGTTCTCGACCATGTACAGGGTGCGTGCGGCGATGTTGACAGCATGGTCGCCGACCCGCTCAATGTCCCGAATCGTCAGCAGAAGCCGCGAGACATCGGCCATCAACTGCTCGATGTCTTCCTCGCTCGAATCAGTGTCTATCTCCCGCTCGATGAGGTCGCGTACGACCGTCTCCGAGGCGGCTTCACAGCGTTCGTCCACCTCGTCGTCGATATCGGCGATGGCGTAGCACTGGTCGGCGTCCTCGTCGCCGTAGGCTTCCATAGCGTTTTCGACCATCTCGATGGTCACGTCGGCGACATCCTGAATGTCGACTTCAGGATACACATCGCGTTCAGCAGTGAGCGAGTACTCGCCGAGGTTCGTCGCAAGATCACCGATTCGTTCGAGGTCGGTAATGATCTTGAACGACGCGGCGATAAAGCGGAGGTCGGAGGCGACCGGCTGTTGCAGCGCCAGCAGGTCGATACAGTCCTGTTCGAGGTCGAGATACAGTTGGTTGATCTCGTGATCGCCCTCAATGACCTCTCGGGCCATCTCCTCGTCTTTCTGTTCGAGCGCGTCAAGACCAAGCCGGAGCCGCTCGAGGACGATCTCTGACATATAGAGGACATCCTCGCGGAGCGAGTTCAGTCCCTCCTGATAGGAATCACGTGGCATAGTGCGGAATGTGCTGGTGGTATGCATCAGCCTTTCCCTTTTCCCAATATCTCCCGATACCGACTGCCGTGACGGTGGCGGTGGGCGTGCTCTGTAGAGACAGGCACGCTCGACAGCAAGAAACGGCTACTGGGGCACTGCCTCGGCGTCGTCACGGGGCTGAACGGCCAGCGTCGTCGCGTCGCCGAGTACCGTTCCGCCCTCGACGCGCTCGACGCGCAGCGCCACGTCTTGTGGCGTTGCACAGCCACAACTCACGAACTCGTCCCACTCCTCGCCGGCGGCTACCGGGCCGCCGTGGGCGCGTCTGAGGTACTGTTGGTAGGTGTCCCCGCGGAGTTCGTCGGCTAGCCACTCGGTATCGACGCCGGACCACGGGTCTCCATCGGCGGCGCTGGGGGCAAACGAGAGGACGATGCGGTCCGCAACGGAAGCCATACGCTAGCTGAGGCGAGAGCGTGGCTTAGTCCCTTGGGAGTGGCCTTACCACGATTACAGTTTGTCGTTGACCGCTTCTAGACAGTCAGCTTCGACGAACACCACGACGTGGTCGCCGGGTTCGATGACAGTGTCACCACGGGGGATGACCAGTTCGCCGTCGCGGCTGATGGCCCCGATGACCACGCCGGTCGGCAGTTCCTGCACCGATTCCCGAATCGGCCGCCCAGCAAGGACGCTGTCGGCTGATATCTCGATTTCCAGCACCTCGGCGCGGTCGGATTCGATGATGGCGACTTTCGTTGCATCGTACTCCCGAGTGAACCGCGTAATCTCCTCGGCGGTCGTCTCGCGGGGATTGACGGCCACGTCGACGCCGACAGCCTCGAACAGGCCGACGTATTCACCGGAGTTGACGACCGCGACGGTTCGCTCCGCACCGAGTCGCTTGGCCAGCAGCGTCATCAGGAGGTTCTTCTCGTCGCTGTCGAGCGTCGCAACCACAGCGTCGGCGTCTGAGATGTGTTCCCGTTCGAGAAAGTCGCTGTCAGTCGCGTCGCTCTCCAGCACAGTGGTTCCCTGCAGGTCCTCAGCGAGCTCGCGCGCCCTGTCGTGGTCCTGTTCGATGAGCCGCGGCTTGATGCCACGATCTTGGAGCAGTCGCGCCGTGTGATAGCCGACATCACTCCCGCCGACGATGAGGACGTTTTGGGTTGTTTTCGACTTCGGCGTGATCTCAGACGCAAACAGGCGAACGCTTTCACAGCTGCCGATGACGACGAGATCGTCACCTGCTTTAATTACTGTCTCCCCACGCGGGATGATGACTTCGTCATCGCGCAAGACGGCGGCAAACGTCAGCGACTCGTAGCGGTCAGCCTCCGCGACGGTCTGGTTCGTGATAGGACTGGAGTCACGCACCTCGAACTCCCCCATCTGGACCTGCCCGTCGACGAACGTTTCGACATCACGCGCGCCGGGAAGCCCGATCACGCGGGCAATGTTCTCCGCAGTGAGCAGGTTCGTTGCGACCATGTGGTCCACCCCGAAAGCGCCCACAGATTTCTCCCATGTCCGGAGAAACTTCGCGCTCTTGACGCGGGAAATGGTGAACGGGTCAGCAGCCGTTACCGCCGTCCCGCAGGTGACGATGTTCGTCTCGTCGTCGTCGGTACTGGCAATGAGTACGTCGGCTTTCTCGATACCGGCCTCCGCGAGCGTGTCGAGTTCCGCGCCATCCCCTTCGACACCGAGGACGTCAGCTTCGTACATCAGGGCCTCAACACGGTCAGGGTCGATGTCCACGACAGCGACTTCGTGGCTTTCAGCGAGGCTCTCGGCGATGTTCGAACCGACCTCGCCCGCGCCGACAATTACGATATACACAGCTGCGCCTCCGCCTGATACATATCCGTCTGGTTTCCGCCGATGGGTCAAGTGTATTTTCATCCGGCCGGCGAGCCAGCCTCATCGTGCAGACTGGCTACTGAACCCAACTGTGAGCAACTGCCGATCAATCGGTCAAGATCTCGCGTTCGAGGTGCCTATTGTTCATCCCGGAGCGACACGTCTAACCAAGGACAGAGGGCTGACCGACGTTGGAACCGTTCGACCGCGTCGAACGACTCTTTCGTCTCTTCAATCGCCTTTCGCATACTGGCGTAGTCGGTCATACGCAGTTCATCCGTCTTCCCACCGTTTGATTATATGCTTCTTTACGCCCGCTATCTACCCGGTAGACGCGTACTTCTGCCAGTCAATTCAGGGCGCACTCAAAAACTGTGCTACAACTACTACACAGGTCTTCGGTCTTCGGCCCCGTCCAGCACGCAGCGGTTGTCAGACGGAAATCTAACGAAAGTAATAGGTGGCTACTATCCATCGCTGGTCAGCGTGTCTGTCATTTCCAGCCACATGGACAGGCTCAGTGACTAGTTGTAGATGCGGACAGAGATATGAGACCGAGAGCGTGAACCGCAGTGCGTCCGAAAAGCAGTTCCGTTCTGGTCTGAGGCCTCGGGTGTCTCCCCGGTATCGAGAACGCCGTCGAGTCCGACCGTCGGTCGCATGCGCTTATCACCCGCCGAATGTGCCGCTGTGTACACGCATCTGTCCAGTTCGTAGCTTACCGCTCCGTCTCGAAAGCGGCCCGTAGGCGGTCCGCAAGTGAGTGCGGTGACGACAGTGAGAGCCGATGGCTCAGCGCCAGTGCTACAAACACCCCGCTCACGACGAGCGCGACGGCGACGCCTGACACTGTGGTCCCAGTGAGTGTGAGTCCACCAGCCGCAATCACTGTGGCACACGCAGTCCCGAGATACCTATTTGCCCACCGCTCATCGGCCGACGTATGAGCATCCGCCCGGCCACAATCAGCGACGGATTCGCTCGCCGGCGTCGACAGGAGCGATGGCTCCTCGTCGAGATACCCGTCGAAGGAGTCCGCAAGTGCGGTTGCTTCGACGAGTCCGCGGTCCTGATTGTAGTTGATGACACCAGCATCGTCCATCTTTGGGAGGTGTGACTGGTATAGCGCGATGTAGACGCGCTGGCGCTGTTTCGAGCGGAGCGAGTCGACCGTCGTGTCGTGCTCCAGAGCCGCGATGTGTTCGGCGATGTCGCTCATATCGGCCGGCTCATCGCCGGGATACTCATGGAGGTACTTGAGGACAAGGCGGCGGCGACGACACTGGAGGACGTGGAAGAGGTCGTCGCGGGTGAGTTCGCTGTCCGACGTGGACTCCGCTGTCGCGGACTCCTCGGCCTCCGTTGTCGTGGGTTCGGAAGTCGTTTCAGCTATCGACATGTTCGCTCGTTCCTTTTCCGGCACCCGACATATACCGAGTCGACTGTTCCGCCGGTTGCGACTGTTTCACTGATTTAATAGGTCGATAACGACTGCCTTACTCGGCCCAACGAGTCATAAAACGATGTCGTGAAGTGCTCTTACACCGATATGCCGGGTTTGCGGATCCGGAACCCTGTTCCATCGCTGTTTCACACAGCATACTGCATTGTTTCGCCACTGCGACGGGAAACAGTGTATCCAAAGGTCCATATCCGCGGTTGCGGCAGGGGTTGTATATCGGACTGAGCCCACCGTTTGCTGGTGGTCGGTGCGCAGAATCCAGAAATGCTTGTTTCCCTGTGTCTGCCGGCTATTGGTGTGGCTTCAGTTACGACTGCTGTGCTAGTGATAAACAGGTACCTGACGGGGGCACGCCGGAAACACGCCGGTAATGAACGGTGACACCACTATCCATCCGCTATCCCGGTCTGTGAGCCGGTTTATCCGCCGGGCGTTGGTGGTCTGACATCGCCCGCATGGGGCGAGGTCGCCGCTGCGGGCGTTGCCCGCTCTAGACAGATGAGGTTCTCCCTGCCGAGACAGATCTTTACCACCTCGTCGTCGTCGACCATCTTCGAGAGGAGGCGGCTAACCTTCGCTTTCGACCAGTCCGTCGCCTCAACGATGTCGGTCTGGTGCATGCGGCCGCTCTCGACTTGCAGCATCAGTTTCACGAGTCGCGCGTCAGGAGTGAGTTCCCGGTTCGCTTGCTCGAAGGCTTCAGCCGCAGTGTCCACGTCGACGTCCGCACCGTCAGTTTTGGCCGCCCTATCTGTGGCCTCAATTTCACGGTTGACTTCGATGATCTCCCGGTCCAGTTCGAGGCAGCGATAGATCAACAGTCTGGCCGCCACAGAAAGTCCCGCGATCCAGCCGCGCCTGATCGCCGCGATTGTCAACCCAGTCCCGACGAGGAACCCGAGAATCGAACTCGTCACCCAAGCTGGCGTCAGCACGCTGCTCGGGTTCGTTCCCCAAGCGACTTCCTGCCGGTCGGTCAGGAAATCACCGTCCGAATCGGCCGCAAGCGGGTCCGTTCCGAGGCCCGAAACCTCTCGCCCGTCACGGAGACCATCGCCGTCGGTATCAGTGGTGGTTGGAGACGTGCCAGCCGCCAGTTCCCTTCCGTCATCGAGGCCGTCACCGTCCGTATCGCTCTCGGTGGGCACGGTCCCTGTTTCGAGTTCTGTCCCATCTGCCACCCCATCTCCGTCAGTGTCTGTGACCGTCGGGT
The Haloarcula sp. CBA1129 genome window above contains:
- the trkA gene encoding Trk system potassium transporter TrkA gives rise to the protein MYIVIVGAGEVGSNIAESLAESHEVAVVDIDPDRVEALMYEADVLGVEGDGAELDTLAEAGIEKADVLIASTDDDETNIVTCGTAVTAADPFTISRVKSAKFLRTWEKSVGAFGVDHMVATNLLTAENIARVIGLPGARDVETFVDGQVQMGEFEVRDSSPITNQTVAEADRYESLTFAAVLRDDEVIIPRGETVIKAGDDLVVIGSCESVRLFASEITPKSKTTQNVLIVGGSDVGYHTARLLQDRGIKPRLIEQDHDRARELAEDLQGTTVLESDATDSDFLEREHISDADAVVATLDSDEKNLLMTLLAKRLGAERTVAVVNSGEYVGLFEAVGVDVAVNPRETTAEEITRFTREYDATKVAIIESDRAEVLEIEISADSVLAGRPIRESVQELPTGVVIGAISRDGELVIPRGDTVIEPGDHVVVFVEADCLEAVNDKL
- the phoU gene encoding phosphate signaling complex protein PhoU, whose product is MPRDSYQEGLNSLREDVLYMSEIVLERLRLGLDALEQKDEEMAREVIEGDHEINQLYLDLEQDCIDLLALQQPVASDLRFIAASFKIITDLERIGDLATNLGEYSLTAERDVYPEVDIQDVADVTIEMVENAMEAYGDEDADQCYAIADIDDEVDERCEAASETVVRDLIEREIDTDSSEEDIEQLMADVSRLLLTIRDIERVGDHAVNIAARTLYMVENDDDLIY
- the radB gene encoding DNA repair and recombination protein RadB, with amino-acid sequence MSEYVPTGCDAIDDLLGGGLERGAVTQVYGPPAAGKTNFALSAVMEVAAAGDAALYIDTEGLSADRMEQVASGRARGTAQTVDDLAGRLIITEALDYDEQSEAVQDAAEFAAEVELIVLDSATGFYRLRRDDEDGGETLRDVARQITHLLSLARKHDIAVLYTNQVFTDPDSDRSTALGGHTLNHWSGAIVRLDRFRGGNRRATLEKHRAKPAGDTAQFRITDSGLVGDDTPDAPQ